From Echinimonas agarilytica, one genomic window encodes:
- a CDS encoding cellulase family glycosylhydrolase: MSARNTFIYSTIVAAALSLAACGGGGGSDNPDSIVTPDTTPESFTFTAQTDVSEGVWIESNTITVSGINKATTISVTGGEYAIGSGNFTAMAGDIELNQTVRVRLQTPIQAGQSSSAMLSIGGVTATFTATTTADTTPDAFTFTALQDVAKNIWLESNSITVAGIISPANIEITGGEYSIDGGSYSSSSATVGVGEAVRVRVQSSNLGGEASTATLTIGGVSSAFTVTTAADAILGNPRVDVNFNRKHSVNGVAQFDRQKYITIHASHQENGWSENDSHSRNAPNAIDNLLTTFANGYDVYFGRETGSPGWQLRNVAQDTSRAGFIDEASATTRGNGVKWSYTNGTSDKVTQARAVEFRARDMIVGGQQHPYWPEGTLINTIGGTAWAFSQEDTVDEPLGTATGHFFSQFLSKYFALNDSDLGTPKPTYFEVMNEPLYDLTSVRSGADRVEPVDIFRFHNTVADEIRKTSANDNIAVGGYTVAFPNFEEDDFNRWNDRDKLFLDTAGDKMDFISIHTYDFPRFENSERFRKGSNLEATLDMLDHYSMLSFEEVKPLVVSEYGAQIHTLINQGWSEERNTHSLRSTNSQLMSFLERPDTIAKTIPFFVVKAEWGRKEVNGVTVPYGPRLMIQEFERTGDSSQTSWVYSDLVLFYDLWSDVAGTRIDTYATDQDLQVDAYIDGDTAYIILNSLEFDETDIDLNALGLDESTISSVTIRHLVSSNDANLASSIETTELTELPDTVTLDGEGTMIIEVVRNADYMIDQTLSESKHYADSYLQEIIANQAIDFSISDVTVGNHGEAVLRLGIGRAHDKSLQPTVTVNGNTVAVPTDFRGYDQVSGDINTGRASFYGTLEIPVSLSALQQNNTVSVTFPDAGGHVASVVMQVFNSTDAVIR; encoded by the coding sequence ATGTCTGCTAGAAATACGTTTATTTACAGTACCATTGTCGCTGCCGCGCTCTCGCTTGCTGCATGTGGAGGAGGCGGCGGTTCAGATAATCCTGACTCAATAGTTACACCCGATACTACCCCGGAAAGCTTCACGTTTACGGCGCAAACTGACGTGAGTGAAGGTGTCTGGATCGAATCCAACACGATCACTGTGTCAGGTATCAATAAAGCGACAACCATCTCGGTTACCGGTGGCGAATATGCTATTGGTAGTGGCAACTTTACGGCTATGGCAGGTGATATCGAGCTGAACCAAACGGTTCGCGTGCGACTTCAAACACCCATTCAAGCAGGCCAGAGCAGCAGCGCTATGTTGTCGATCGGCGGTGTTACAGCCACTTTTACCGCAACAACGACCGCAGATACCACGCCAGATGCGTTTACTTTTACGGCGCTGCAAGATGTTGCTAAAAACATTTGGCTAGAATCCAACAGCATAACGGTAGCGGGCATCATTAGTCCTGCGAATATTGAGATTACAGGCGGTGAATACTCAATCGATGGCGGCAGCTATAGTAGTTCCAGTGCGACTGTCGGTGTTGGTGAAGCAGTACGTGTCCGCGTTCAATCTTCTAACTTAGGTGGAGAAGCAAGCACTGCAACACTGACGATTGGCGGTGTTTCCTCTGCTTTTACTGTCACGACTGCCGCAGATGCTATTCTTGGTAATCCGCGCGTTGATGTTAATTTTAACCGCAAGCACAGCGTTAATGGGGTCGCTCAGTTTGATCGACAGAAATACATCACAATTCACGCGTCGCATCAAGAGAATGGCTGGAGTGAAAATGATAGCCACAGCCGCAATGCACCAAATGCCATTGATAATTTATTGACAACCTTTGCCAACGGCTACGACGTATATTTTGGCCGTGAAACGGGATCTCCAGGTTGGCAGTTGCGTAACGTGGCACAAGATACCAGTCGTGCAGGCTTTATAGATGAAGCAAGTGCTACGACACGAGGTAATGGTGTTAAATGGAGCTATACCAACGGTACTAGTGACAAAGTAACACAAGCACGTGCCGTGGAGTTCCGTGCTCGCGATATGATTGTTGGAGGTCAGCAACACCCATACTGGCCTGAAGGCACATTGATCAACACAATTGGCGGCACAGCATGGGCGTTTTCGCAGGAAGATACAGTGGATGAGCCGCTAGGTACTGCAACCGGACACTTCTTTAGTCAATTTTTATCTAAGTATTTCGCATTAAACGATAGTGATTTAGGTACCCCTAAACCAACGTATTTTGAAGTAATGAACGAGCCACTGTATGACTTAACCAGCGTGCGCTCTGGCGCAGACCGTGTTGAGCCGGTCGACATATTCCGTTTCCATAACACCGTTGCTGATGAAATTCGTAAAACTTCTGCAAATGATAATATTGCGGTTGGAGGCTATACCGTAGCCTTCCCAAATTTTGAAGAAGATGATTTTAACCGTTGGAATGATCGGGACAAGTTATTCCTTGATACTGCCGGTGATAAAATGGATTTTATCTCGATTCACACCTATGACTTCCCTCGGTTCGAAAACAGCGAGCGCTTCCGTAAAGGCAGTAACCTAGAAGCGACTTTGGATATGCTGGACCACTACAGTATGTTGAGCTTTGAAGAAGTGAAACCACTCGTGGTGTCTGAATACGGTGCTCAGATTCACACATTAATTAACCAAGGTTGGAGTGAGGAGCGCAATACGCACTCGCTACGTTCAACAAACTCCCAGTTGATGTCGTTCCTTGAGCGTCCGGATACCATCGCGAAAACGATTCCGTTCTTTGTAGTGAAAGCTGAGTGGGGTCGCAAAGAGGTGAATGGCGTGACAGTACCTTACGGCCCGCGTTTGATGATTCAAGAATTTGAACGCACCGGAGATAGCAGTCAGACGTCTTGGGTGTACTCAGATCTCGTGCTGTTCTATGACTTATGGTCAGACGTGGCTGGTACTCGAATCGATACATACGCAACCGACCAAGATCTTCAAGTCGATGCATATATCGATGGTGATACGGCGTATATCATACTAAACAGCTTAGAATTTGATGAAACAGATATAGATTTGAATGCCTTAGGCTTAGATGAGTCAACTATTTCTAGCGTGACAATTCGCCACTTAGTGTCGTCGAATGATGCCAACTTAGCGTCATCGATAGAAACGACTGAATTGACGGAATTACCGGATACGGTCACTTTGGATGGCGAAGGCACCATGATCATTGAAGTGGTTCGCAATGCCGATTACATGATCGACCAAACATTGTCAGAATCGAAACATTATGCGGATAGCTATCTGCAGGAGATTATTGCAAATCAAGCAATTGATTTCTCGATCTCCGATGTGACGGTTGGCAATCATGGTGAGGCGGTATTACGTTTAGGTATTGGCCGAGCGCACGATAAATCGTTGCAGCCAACGGTGACAGTAAATGGGAATACCGTGGCAGTACCTACGGACTTCCGCGGCTACGATCAGGTCTCAGGCGATATCAACACAGGTCGAGCCAGCTTCTACGGTACCTTAGAAATCCCTGTATCACTCTCTGCGCTACAACAAAATAACACTGTGTCTGTGACTTTTCCCGACGCCGGAGGCCATGTCGCGTCCGTAGTGATGCAAGTATTTAACAGCACAGATGCGGTTATACGTTAA
- a CDS encoding hemerythrin domain-containing protein: MILDIIQKEHVNMAALLKFLDAKLNDLKEDRSIRYDFIKDIIDYLHDYADKHHHPCEDLIYEYYLEKTQGHQDEIHQLAVQHQKISELTQRLSDMTEMILMDAVVPQQQYIDALSEFLYVQTSHLNYEEDNIIPMLREELTNDDWDAILKLLPYDGVSDVDSLEELAKKADPLFGTQVSERYKPLHQTLHG; encoded by the coding sequence ATGATTCTGGATATTATCCAAAAAGAGCATGTCAATATGGCTGCTTTGCTTAAGTTCCTTGATGCCAAGTTGAATGATCTGAAAGAAGATCGCAGTATTCGCTATGACTTCATTAAAGACATAATCGATTACCTTCATGACTATGCTGATAAACATCATCATCCGTGTGAAGACCTTATCTACGAATACTATCTTGAAAAAACGCAAGGCCATCAGGATGAGATTCATCAATTAGCGGTTCAGCATCAGAAAATTTCTGAGTTGACGCAGCGCTTGAGTGATATGACAGAAATGATTCTGATGGACGCAGTGGTGCCCCAACAGCAATACATTGATGCGTTATCGGAGTTTTTGTATGTTCAAACCAGTCATCTGAACTACGAAGAAGACAATATTATCCCAATGTTGCGTGAAGAACTCACTAACGACGATTGGGACGCAATTTTAAAGTTATTGCCATACGATGGAGTTTCAGATGTCGATTCGCTGGAAGAGCTGGCGAAAAAAGCAGATCCGTTATTTGGCACACAAGTAAGCGAGCGCTACAAACCCTTGCATCAAACTTTACACGGTTAA
- the ung gene encoding uracil-DNA glycosylase: protein MSAIEQVSGYWKEFFEDQMSQAYMQQLSQFLREQKQDGQRIFPTSENMFKAFELTPLESVKVVIVGQDPYHGEGQAHGLSFSVQPGVDKPPSLKNIFKELNRDLGMDIPQTGCLQAWAERGVMLLNSVLTVPEGQAGGHQKKGWEQFTNAALSAINDRTQNVVFLSWGKFAHGVCEHIDTQRHCVIKTSHPSPLGATKAGKDFVSFNGSGCFSAANRWLMERQIAPVDWRLESD from the coding sequence GTGAGTGCAATTGAACAAGTAAGTGGTTACTGGAAAGAGTTTTTTGAAGACCAGATGAGTCAAGCGTATATGCAGCAACTCAGCCAATTCTTGCGCGAACAAAAGCAAGACGGGCAGCGTATTTTCCCCACGAGCGAAAACATGTTCAAAGCCTTTGAGCTGACACCGCTGGAATCAGTTAAAGTTGTCATTGTAGGGCAAGACCCGTATCACGGAGAAGGTCAGGCCCATGGTTTATCTTTCTCAGTACAACCGGGGGTGGATAAGCCGCCATCGTTGAAGAATATTTTTAAAGAGTTGAATCGTGATTTGGGCATGGATATCCCGCAAACTGGATGCTTACAGGCGTGGGCCGAGCGCGGCGTGATGTTACTCAATAGTGTGTTGACAGTGCCTGAAGGCCAAGCGGGCGGACACCAGAAAAAGGGTTGGGAGCAATTTACGAATGCGGCTCTAAGCGCCATAAATGACCGTACTCAAAATGTTGTGTTTTTAAGTTGGGGTAAGTTTGCTCATGGCGTGTGTGAACACATTGATACGCAACGTCATTGTGTGATTAAAACCTCGCATCCAAGCCCCTTAGGCGCCACAAAAGCAGGTAAAGATTTTGTATCGTTTAACGGTTCAGGCTGCTTTTCTGCAGCCAATCGTTGGTTGATGGAACGCCAAATTGCGCCTGTTGATTGGCGTTTAGAATCAGACTAG
- a CDS encoding methylglyoxal synthase — METTSRTIPARKRIALVAHDHMKSALMEWVSIRKEQLIEHELFGTGTTGTLVAKATGIDVSCMLSGPMGGDQQLGAKIAEGKVDMMIFFWDPLDAVPHDPDVKALLRLAAVWNIPVACNPASADFLIESPLLNCEYETRVPDYANYLKKRT; from the coding sequence ATGGAAACTACTAGCCGAACTATCCCTGCCCGCAAACGTATTGCATTAGTTGCTCATGACCACATGAAATCTGCTCTCATGGAATGGGTATCAATTCGTAAAGAGCAGTTAATTGAACACGAACTGTTTGGCACCGGCACCACAGGTACTTTAGTTGCAAAAGCAACGGGTATAGATGTGTCTTGTATGTTGAGTGGCCCAATGGGGGGCGATCAACAACTCGGCGCTAAAATTGCCGAAGGCAAAGTCGACATGATGATCTTCTTTTGGGATCCCCTCGACGCCGTGCCGCACGATCCAGATGTAAAAGCACTGTTACGCCTTGCGGCGGTGTGGAATATTCCGGTCGCGTGTAATCCTGCATCTGCAGACTTTTTAATTGAGTCACCATTGCTCAATTGCGAATATGAGACTCGCGTACCCGATTATGCTAACTATTTGAAAAAACGTACTTGA
- a CDS encoding cytochrome b — translation MSHEQKFHPMVKLMHGLVAIAMIAAIVIILIAGEMPRGPEKFELYFWHKSLGVLVGGLVLFRIWAVVSKGKPKPLGKGIARLAAQWGHRLLYVAMILMPVSGFLMSWSGGRETPFFGLFTIPGASEKLEWLNEITHEVHEIAGNVVIGLIVLHVLGALYHHFIVKDKTLSRMFGR, via the coding sequence ATGAGCCACGAACAAAAATTTCATCCCATGGTTAAGCTAATGCATGGGCTAGTTGCCATCGCGATGATAGCGGCCATCGTCATAATTCTCATTGCTGGCGAAATGCCACGTGGGCCAGAAAAATTCGAGCTGTACTTCTGGCACAAATCACTGGGTGTATTAGTTGGGGGGCTTGTTTTATTTCGCATTTGGGCTGTGGTATCAAAAGGTAAACCAAAGCCTTTGGGAAAAGGAATTGCCCGTTTGGCAGCTCAATGGGGGCATCGCTTACTTTATGTTGCCATGATTCTCATGCCTGTAAGCGGTTTTCTGATGTCTTGGTCAGGAGGGCGTGAAACACCTTTCTTTGGCCTTTTCACCATTCCAGGTGCGAGTGAAAAGTTAGAATGGCTGAATGAGATCACCCATGAAGTTCACGAGATTGCAGGAAATGTAGTCATCGGGCTGATTGTACTTCACGTGCTGGGCGCGCTCTACCACCACTTTATTGTGAAAGACAAAACGTTATCAAGAATGTTTGGTCGTTGA
- a CDS encoding bifunctional diguanylate cyclase/phosphodiesterase has translation MAPSPLEQELERIIENRSLTSLFQPLVHLRRGTVIGYEALSRGPSDSPLHSPAALFEVASKSQRLSQLDLLCRHCAIERYNEFNTDALLFINVSPVTLLNEDHPKGMTVQWLAHHNIKPENVVIELSEQHQVDDPQTLLKAVNHYRNLGFLIAIDDLGAGFSGLRLWSEIQPDIIKIDRYFISQIHTDPVKKEFVRSIVSLAQTTGSKVVAEGIETDEELLQTQELGIDYGQGYLLGRPMRSIVDTAVGAYKIRNDSSNLLHSLQDTAVVLLQPSKPVDHLVASGEVVDRFLRTPDLQSIAVTNGPLPVGIVQRANILELFSTPYGRALNERRHIGQVMQLNPVIVESDISLEDVSRIVTDEESFDVRTHFVITVQGEYRGLGSVRSLLRRITESRIQSARYANPLTMLPGNVPIYREVERLLKKKQEFVITYLDLNHFKPYNDVYGYGRGDMIIQLVAELLKSHASAPGNFIGHVGGDDFVAIFTDDNWQLQCELILKDFVARIPNYYEAVDIERNGIVARARSGVEQFFPLLGLAIGAVQPDPNHCHSHHEVAALAADAKKEAKRLTGSRLFMSRRRMPAKPSECDTVKFVKSA, from the coding sequence ATGGCGCCCTCACCGCTTGAGCAAGAGTTAGAACGTATTATAGAGAACCGCTCCTTAACCTCTCTATTTCAACCTTTGGTTCATCTTAGACGCGGAACAGTGATTGGCTACGAAGCGCTTTCACGGGGTCCTTCGGACAGCCCTCTTCATTCGCCAGCCGCTCTTTTTGAAGTTGCGTCAAAGTCACAACGTCTGTCGCAGTTGGATTTGCTATGTCGGCATTGCGCCATTGAACGCTACAATGAGTTCAACACTGATGCGCTCCTGTTTATTAATGTCAGTCCAGTCACCTTGCTGAACGAAGATCACCCCAAAGGAATGACCGTTCAATGGTTGGCGCATCACAACATTAAGCCTGAAAATGTGGTGATTGAGCTCTCCGAACAGCATCAAGTAGATGATCCCCAGACGCTTCTAAAAGCAGTGAATCACTATCGTAACCTTGGGTTTCTGATTGCCATTGATGATCTCGGTGCAGGCTTTTCCGGACTTCGCTTGTGGAGCGAGATTCAACCCGACATTATCAAAATCGATCGCTATTTTATTAGTCAAATTCATACTGATCCGGTTAAAAAAGAATTTGTTCGCAGTATTGTCTCACTCGCCCAAACCACAGGTTCCAAAGTCGTTGCAGAAGGCATTGAAACCGACGAAGAACTTCTTCAAACACAAGAGCTTGGCATTGACTATGGTCAAGGCTATTTACTCGGTCGCCCAATGCGCTCTATCGTCGACACAGCCGTTGGCGCGTATAAAATTAGAAATGACAGCTCTAACTTGTTGCACAGCCTCCAAGATACGGCAGTGGTCTTGTTGCAACCCAGCAAACCTGTGGATCACCTCGTAGCATCAGGCGAAGTTGTCGACCGATTCCTGCGAACGCCTGATTTGCAATCCATCGCCGTAACAAACGGTCCGCTGCCTGTCGGAATCGTACAACGAGCGAATATTCTTGAACTATTTTCAACTCCCTATGGCAGAGCGCTCAACGAAAGACGTCATATCGGTCAAGTCATGCAGCTGAATCCTGTGATAGTGGAATCAGATATTTCACTCGAAGATGTCAGTCGCATTGTGACCGATGAAGAAAGCTTTGATGTTCGGACTCACTTTGTGATTACAGTGCAGGGCGAATATAGAGGGCTAGGGTCAGTACGGAGTTTGCTCCGCAGGATCACTGAATCCCGTATTCAAAGTGCCCGTTACGCCAATCCTCTTACGATGTTGCCGGGAAACGTTCCCATTTATCGCGAAGTCGAACGGTTGCTCAAGAAAAAGCAAGAATTTGTCATTACCTACCTCGACTTAAATCACTTCAAACCCTATAACGATGTGTACGGTTATGGTCGTGGGGACATGATCATCCAACTGGTGGCTGAGCTCCTAAAAAGCCATGCCTCTGCACCGGGAAATTTCATCGGTCATGTGGGAGGCGACGATTTCGTAGCTATCTTCACCGATGACAATTGGCAACTGCAGTGCGAACTTATTTTGAAAGACTTTGTTGCCCGTATCCCAAATTATTATGAAGCAGTCGATATTGAACGCAATGGAATTGTAGCGCGTGCACGCAGTGGCGTAGAACAATTTTTCCCACTACTTGGATTAGCCATTGGCGCGGTACAACCCGATCCTAACCACTGCCATTCGCATCATGAAGTGGCCGCGTTAGCCGCTGACGCCAAAAAAGAAGCCAAACGTTTAACCGGCAGCCGATTGTTTATGTCACGTCGGCGTATGCCTGCCAAACCGTCTGAGTGCGATACTGTTAAGTTCGTGAAGAGTGCGTAG
- a CDS encoding CBS domain-containing protein yields MPHNHQVRDFMHKHFPHMKVGTPLTETVDLLREFAITGTPVMDANKNLKGFVSEQDCIRVLISASYFCDTTLKVDDVMNNEPLSVSPDMGLIDLAQQMVHEKPKIYPVVEDGKVIGVISRSDVMAALGQSLKSCVPI; encoded by the coding sequence ATGCCACATAACCATCAAGTTCGTGATTTCATGCATAAACATTTTCCACACATGAAGGTCGGTACACCGCTGACTGAAACTGTGGACTTATTGCGCGAATTCGCAATTACAGGCACCCCCGTGATGGATGCCAATAAGAATTTAAAAGGGTTCGTGTCTGAACAAGACTGTATCCGTGTTCTTATCAGCGCCTCTTACTTTTGCGATACCACGCTGAAAGTTGATGATGTGATGAACAACGAACCACTATCGGTATCACCTGATATGGGACTCATCGACTTGGCACAGCAGATGGTTCACGAGAAACCCAAAATCTATCCAGTTGTTGAAGACGGCAAAGTCATTGGTGTGATTAGCCGCTCCGATGTCATGGCAGCACTCGGGCAATCACTCAAATCATGCGTTCCAATTTAA
- a CDS encoding outer membrane beta-barrel protein yields the protein MSRSIIIGFAILVSSLGQASSWDLIEKDLKSPWYVGAGGGYGNVSGEDDENWSSTWYGYAGYRFDRVWGIEFGLTQPGELDMDLIEGQSIAIDGNWSTSASLLGFAYYRDFSAFYRVGVQYDDYDTVAFLEREKGECQALGEAFVCQDSAHQISWLLGLGGEFPISDAVFIRTEWISAWGQDDFDHHQALMSLAVAF from the coding sequence GTGTCTCGAAGCATCATTATTGGTTTTGCAATACTTGTGTCGAGCTTGGGCCAAGCCAGCAGCTGGGATCTCATCGAAAAAGATCTGAAGTCACCATGGTATGTTGGTGCAGGAGGCGGCTATGGAAATGTGTCGGGTGAAGACGATGAAAACTGGAGTAGCACTTGGTACGGCTATGCAGGATACAGATTTGATCGTGTGTGGGGAATTGAGTTTGGGCTGACGCAACCCGGTGAACTGGATATGGACTTGATTGAAGGACAGTCTATTGCCATTGACGGCAATTGGAGTACTTCAGCGAGCTTGTTAGGGTTTGCTTACTATCGTGACTTTAGCGCGTTTTACCGTGTCGGTGTGCAATATGACGATTATGACACGGTGGCATTTTTAGAACGCGAAAAGGGAGAGTGCCAAGCGCTAGGCGAAGCATTTGTATGCCAAGATTCAGCCCATCAAATCAGTTGGTTGCTTGGTCTTGGGGGGGAGTTCCCAATATCTGATGCAGTGTTTATCCGAACCGAGTGGATCAGCGCTTGGGGGCAAGACGACTTTGACCATCACCAAGCTTTGATGAGCTTGGCGGTGGCATTTTAA
- a CDS encoding adenosine deaminase, whose translation MNEFLSALPKAELHLHIEGTLEPELMFILAERNRIHLPYASPDLLKSAYDFHNLEQFLDLYYQGTSVLQTANDFYDLAMAYFARCDVEHILHYEVFFDPQAHIRRGISMDIIMDGLTGAQQDAWHHYGASSGLIMSILRDLPVDDALETLKLAKPWQHEIIGIGLDSAEKGNPPGKFRTAFEIADEYGWHRVAHAGEEGPAEYIWEALNELKIRRIDHGVRCVEDPKLVDYLVKHQVPLTVCPLSNVRLGVFPDIAQSNFKQLLDLGLCVTVNSDDPAYFGGYLTQNMLAIQDAFELTQPQWIQLTHNSIDASFAPAERKQALKQRLLSTEVEFQQRASA comes from the coding sequence ATGAACGAGTTTTTAAGCGCGTTACCTAAAGCAGAGCTGCACCTTCACATTGAAGGGACGCTTGAACCTGAGCTTATGTTCATACTTGCTGAACGTAATCGTATTCACTTGCCTTACGCCAGCCCTGATCTTCTTAAATCCGCATACGACTTTCATAACCTTGAGCAATTTTTAGATCTCTATTATCAAGGCACCTCGGTACTTCAAACCGCCAATGACTTCTACGATCTGGCGATGGCTTACTTTGCTCGCTGCGATGTAGAGCATATTCTTCATTACGAAGTGTTTTTCGATCCGCAAGCACACATCAGGCGTGGCATATCCATGGATATCATCATGGACGGCCTTACTGGCGCTCAACAAGATGCTTGGCATCACTATGGCGCAAGCAGCGGGTTAATCATGTCGATACTGCGCGATTTACCGGTGGATGACGCACTCGAAACACTCAAGCTTGCCAAACCTTGGCAACACGAAATTATTGGTATTGGATTAGACTCTGCCGAAAAGGGGAACCCACCAGGGAAATTCCGTACTGCATTTGAAATTGCAGACGAATATGGTTGGCATCGTGTTGCTCATGCGGGCGAAGAAGGCCCTGCAGAATACATTTGGGAAGCACTCAACGAACTAAAAATACGCCGCATTGATCATGGAGTGCGTTGTGTAGAAGACCCTAAACTTGTTGATTACTTGGTCAAGCACCAAGTGCCTTTAACGGTTTGTCCGCTATCGAATGTTCGACTTGGCGTATTTCCAGACATCGCTCAAAGCAATTTTAAGCAACTGTTAGACTTGGGGCTTTGTGTCACCGTGAATAGTGATGATCCGGCCTATTTTGGCGGCTATCTCACTCAAAATATGCTAGCAATACAAGATGCCTTTGAGCTTACCCAACCACAGTGGATTCAGCTCACACATAACAGCATCGACGCATCGTTTGCGCCCGCTGAACGAAAACAAGCGCTAAAACAGCGCCTGCTCTCAACTGAAGTCGAATTTCAACAACGAGCGTCGGCCTAA
- a CDS encoding SMP-30/gluconolactonase/LRE family protein — protein MSQVKTALKIDAKLGECPRWDEQTQTLFWVDIDNFRLNQFDPKTGTNKVLQLDEEIGCFALREKGGFVAGLRSGYVTIDSLEGGITPIADPEADKDWQRFNDGRCDAAGRFIAGTLNPRKDAYSGHFYSLDQGTVKKLVGENWTSNGLAFSPDSKTLYYSDTPQHKIFACDYDLDTGTVGESRIFAEFPLGWGRPDGASVDADGNYWSALYGGGRVVQLNPQGEIINTIAVPAKNPTMVAFGGSDLKTLYITTTKAGSEEEAEQYPLSGSIFAVEVEVAGAVEPRYKGE, from the coding sequence ATGAGCCAGGTCAAAACAGCGCTTAAAATCGATGCCAAGCTCGGAGAGTGCCCTCGATGGGACGAGCAGACTCAAACTTTATTTTGGGTTGATATTGATAACTTTCGTTTAAACCAATTTGACCCTAAAACTGGCACAAACAAGGTGCTGCAGCTAGACGAAGAAATCGGCTGTTTTGCGCTCCGTGAAAAAGGCGGTTTTGTTGCGGGTTTGCGCTCAGGTTACGTCACCATCGACAGTTTGGAAGGCGGCATTACCCCAATTGCAGATCCTGAAGCTGATAAAGATTGGCAGCGATTTAACGATGGCCGCTGTGATGCAGCAGGTCGGTTCATCGCTGGAACATTGAACCCACGTAAAGATGCTTACAGTGGTCACTTCTACAGCCTTGATCAAGGTACCGTCAAAAAATTGGTAGGAGAAAACTGGACATCAAATGGTTTGGCATTCAGCCCTGATTCAAAAACCTTATATTACTCAGACACTCCTCAGCACAAGATCTTTGCATGCGACTATGACTTAGACACAGGTACGGTCGGTGAGTCGCGTATTTTTGCCGAGTTCCCTCTTGGCTGGGGGCGTCCCGATGGAGCGTCAGTTGATGCGGATGGGAATTACTGGTCAGCATTGTATGGTGGTGGCCGAGTTGTTCAGCTGAATCCGCAAGGCGAGATTATCAATACCATTGCGGTACCGGCTAAAAACCCAACGATGGTTGCATTTGGCGGTAGCGATTTAAAGACACTTTATATCACGACCACTAAGGCGGGATCGGAGGAAGAGGCAGAACAATACCCATTATCTGGCTCGATCTTTGCCGTTGAGGTTGAAGTGGCAGGTGCGGTTGAACCTCGCTACAAAGGCGAATGA